The genomic DNA ACTGGACTCGACCTGGGCTGGCTGAATCACATCCACGTCAACAAGGCCGCGGCCGACCGCCGTGCCGCATCGCTGGCGAACCGCCGTACCGTCAAGAAGGAATACCAGGCCGCCTGGCTGGTCAAGGCCATCGAGCTGATCGACCTGACCACGCTGTCGGGCGACGATACGCCGGGCCGGGTCGAACGCCTGTGCATGAAGGCCATGCGCCCGCTGCGCACGGACCTGGTCGAAGCCTTGGGCCTGCAGGACCGCAATCTGATGACGGGCGCCGTCTGCGTGTATCACGAGATGATCCGCCACGCGGACAAGGTGCTGAAGGGCCGCCTGCCCATCGCCGCCGTCTCGACCGGCTTCCCGGCCGGCCTGACGAGCATGGAAACGAAGGTGCGCGAGATCGAACTGTCGGTGGCCGACGGCGCGCAGGAGATCGACATCGTCATCACGCGCCAGCACGTCCTGACGGGCAACTGGCAGGCGCTGTACGACGAGATGGTGGCCTACCGCCAGGCCTGCGGCGAAGCGCACGTCAAGGCGATCCTGGCCACGGGCGACCTGGTCACCCTGGAAAACGTGGCGAAGGCCTCCTGGGTCTGCATGATGGCCGGCGCGGACTTCATCAAGACCTCCACCGGCAAGGAAGGCGTCAACGCGACGATTCCCGTGTCGCTGGTGATGGTGCGGGCGATCCGCGAGTACTACGAGCGTACCGGCTTCCAGGTCGGCTACAAGCCGGCCGGCGGCGTTTCCACGGCCAAGGCCGCGCTGCAGTACATGACCGTCATGAAGGAAGAGCTGGGCAACGAATGGCTGGAACCGCACCTGTTCCGCATCGGCGCATCGAGCCTGCTGACCGACATCGAGCGCCAGCTGGAGCACTACGTGACCGGCAACTACTCCGCCGCCCACCGCCACGCGCAACCTTAAAGATCACGCCATGCCAACTATCACTGAAATCTTGAATACCATGGAATACGGCCCCGCCCCGAGAGCCAGAAAGAAGCGCAAGCGTGGCTGGACCAGCGCGGCCGCAAGTTCGGCCTGTTCATCGACAATCAATGGACCGAAGCCGGCGAGACCTTTGCGTCGACCAATCCGGCCGACGGCAAGGAACTGGCGCAGCTGACGCAAGCGACGGCGGAAGACGTCGACCGCGCCGTGCAGGCCGCGCGCCGCGCGCAGCCGGCATGGGCCGCGCTGGGCGGTCCGGCCCGCGCCCGCATCATGTATGCGATCGCGCGCCTGATGCAGAAGCACGCGCGCCTGTTCGCGGTGCTGGAGACGCTGGACAACGGCAAGACCATCCGCGAGACGCGCGATGCCGACCTGCCGCTGGTGGCACGTCACTTCTACCACCACGCCGGCTGGGCGCAACTGCTGGACGAAGAGTTCCCGGGCCATCGCGCCGTGGGCGTCGTTGGCCAGATCGTGCCGTGGAACTTCCCGCTGCTGATGTTGGCCTGGAAGATCGCACCGGCGCTGGCCGCCGGTAACACCATCGTGTTCAAGCCGGCCGAGTTCACGCCACTGAC from Pseudoduganella armeniaca includes the following:
- the deoC gene encoding deoxyribose-phosphate aldolase; translation: MSIPQDFKRNEATGLDLGWLNHIHVNKAAADRRAASLANRRTVKKEYQAAWLVKAIELIDLTTLSGDDTPGRVERLCMKAMRPLRTDLVEALGLQDRNLMTGAVCVYHEMIRHADKVLKGRLPIAAVSTGFPAGLTSMETKVREIELSVADGAQEIDIVITRQHVLTGNWQALYDEMVAYRQACGEAHVKAILATGDLVTLENVAKASWVCMMAGADFIKTSTGKEGVNATIPVSLVMVRAIREYYERTGFQVGYKPAGGVSTAKAALQYMTVMKEELGNEWLEPHLFRIGASSLLTDIERQLEHYVTGNYSAAHRHAQP